GCTCGACCGCACCTATCAGGAAGGACTCAACCGCCTCAGACCCTGGCTGGAGGGGTTGATGACATGAATCGGGAGCATGACCGCCACGGGATTGGCATGACCTCGCAGCGCACCCGCGAGCGCCTGATCCAGCGACTTTACGATGAAGGGCTGTCCAACGCCGGCGTGCTCGAGGTGATCAGGCGCACGCCGCGTCATCTGTTCGTCGACGAGGCCCTGGCCCATCGTGCCTACGAAGACACGGCGCTGCCGATCGGTCATAACCAGACCATTTCGCAGCCCTACATGGTGGCCCGCATGAGCGAGTTGCTGCTCGCCGCCGGCCCGCTGGACAAGGTGCTGGAGATCGGTACCGGCTCCGGTTATCAGACGGCGATCCTGGCGCAACTGGTCGAGCGGGTGTTCACCGTCGAGCGCATTCAGGGCCTGCAGGAACGGGCGAAGGAACGATTGGTCAAACTCAGCCTGCGCAACGTGGTCTTTCGCTGGGGCGATGGTTGGGAGGGCTGGCCGGCACTGGCGCCTTACAACGGCATCATCGTGACCGCCGCGGCCTCGGAAGTGCCCCAGGCGCTGCTCGATCAACTGGCTCCAGGCGGTCGCCTGGTGATTCCCGTTGGTTCAGGTGACGTTCAGCAACTGTTATTGATCATTCGCGAGGAACAGGGTTTCTCCCGGCACGTACTCGACGCGGTACGGTTCGTGCCCCTGCTTAACGGCCCACTGGCCTGATTCGAATCGAACGGATGGATGCATGAAGAAAACCCTGTTGCTCTATACCAAAGGAATGGCCATGGGCGCGGTCGACGTGGTGCCTGGATTCTCCGGCGGCACCGTTGCCCTGATCACCGGTATATACGACAAG
Above is a genomic segment from Pseudomonas argentinensis containing:
- a CDS encoding protein-L-isoaspartate(D-aspartate) O-methyltransferase; translation: MTSQRTRERLIQRLYDEGLSNAGVLEVIRRTPRHLFVDEALAHRAYEDTALPIGHNQTISQPYMVARMSELLLAAGPLDKVLEIGTGSGYQTAILAQLVERVFTVERIQGLQERAKERLVKLSLRNVVFRWGDGWEGWPALAPYNGIIVTAAASEVPQALLDQLAPGGRLVIPVGSGDVQQLLLIIREEQGFSRHVLDAVRFVPLLNGPLA